The nucleotide sequence GCCAGGCCGCTCAGAAGGTGAAGGCCAAGTTCCCGGATCTCCGGGGCTCCATGATCGCTGTCGGTGCTGGCCCAGCCGAGGTGAAAGACCTAATCCAGTCTCTGGGTCTCACCTCCATCGTCGTGGCGTGTGAAAACTCGCCCTCTTCCGTCACAGTAtctggagatgaggatgccaTCGATAAGCTTGCTGTCGAGCTCGAGAATCGCAGCATCTTCAACCGTAAGCTGCGTGTTGATGTGGCTTACCACTCACCGCACATGCAGCTCGTCGCTGATGACTACATGGCTTCGATCAGCAACACCACGAGCCAAGATTGCGACGGCGTTGCTTTCTACTCTTCCCTGAATGGCAACAAGCTCGACTCAACTGTCGCTCTTGGTCCATCCTACTGGGTTGACAACCTCACCAAGCCAGTCCTTTTCTCGTCGGCTTTGAAGGAGCTCTACGAAGACGGCCAGCCTGACATGATTGTCGAAATTGGACCGCACTCAGCCTTGGAGGGTCCTATCAAGCAGAttctcaagggcatcagCAGCCAAGCCTCCAGTGTCAAGTACCAGTCGTCACTTGTGCGCAACCAACACGCCACGACCACAGCGCTCAAGCTTGCCGGCGCTCTGTTTGTCAAGGGCTACCCTGTCAACTTCAGCGCTATcaacgaggatgatgacggtgCCCAGAAGCCTTCCTTGGTCGCTGACTTTGCCCCATACCCGTGGGCAGACCGGAAGTACTGGTTTGAGTCTCGCTTCAGCAAGCAGCATCGCCTCAAGCCATTCCCTCGCCACGATCTATTGGGCACACTCGAAGATAACTACAGCGAGTTGGATCCCACATGGCGCAATGTCATTACTGTCGATGACGTGCCGTGGTTGAAGCATCACAAGATGCAGTCGCTGACGACCATGCCTTTAGCGGCTTACCTTTGCATGGTAGTGGAGGCTTCCATGCAACGTGCTGGTCTGCGCGGTATCCCCGCTGAGCAAATCCTTGGATACCGACTTCGCGAGATCTGTGTGTCCAAGGCATTTGTGCTTGACGACAGCTCCGAGTATGAGACGGTTGTGACACTGCGATCGTACGCTGAAGGCACCCGCGCTCAATCCTCTGACTGGGACGAGTTCCGGATCGCCTCTTGGAACTCTAGCAGGGGTTGGTTGGAGCACTGCACAGGACTTGTGGCTATTCGAAAGCAAGACACCTCCAACGCCGTCAGCCAGGGTAGCACACATGGTGCTCGTGCACGCAAGACTGCGGCCGATAACATCCACGGGGGCGAGCTGTCCACCCAAGACTTCTACTCTGAACTTGAGGGCTTTGGTGCCGAGTACGGATCTTTGTTTCAGCTTCAGCCCTCAGGTGGCCTCAAGGTGTCGGGAGAGTACTCTACCAGCGGTGTCACCGTACCCGACACAGCCTCGAGTATGCCCTTCAACCACGAGACTCCCTCGATCCTACCAGCAGCATTCACAGACTTGTTTGTTCAGCTGACGTTGGCCATATTTGGCGCTGGACGAGGCGAGATGAAGTCTCTCTTCATGCCTAccgccatcaaggagcttgagatcAGCAGCAATCTCCCAGGTTCGACAGGCCAGCAAGTCCAGGTTGTTGCTCACGGCAAACCCAATCCTGCCAGCCTTGGACCTGTCGACTTCTACGTCGATGTCTGGAACACTGAGCACAGCACCGAGCCTCTGCTGAAGATGGACGGTTTCCGGATGACTCCTGTAAACGGCGACACGGGACAAGAGCAGGTCCCTCGCCAATTGTGCTACAAGATCCAGTGGGAGCAACTAAACCCTCTTGACCTGGAAAGCCCCGGAAGTGAGAAGAGCCTTGAAATGGCTCCTCGTCGCGTCTGCAGCAACAACGCGGTTTGCTCATCGTCGAGTGAAGATCTTAGCGACAGCCCTAGGTCCGTCGGTACACCTGCCAGTAGTCAGGACAGTGCCAGCCAGGATGGCCAACCGGCCGACACGCATTCTCTGCATTTCGCGCTCGACAAGAACGTCCTTGCGGAGCCtatcgtcatcatctctgACAAGGACGAAAGTGACCCGCTCGTCGGGGCGCTGGTGAATCTCGCTGATCTCCACACCGGATCCAAGCCTACCATTGTTCCTTTTTCCAAGGTCGAACCTTCGGCAGTCCCATACATTTGTCTGGCCGAGCTTGATGGCCCACTGCTCCATGGGCTGTCGGCTAACACCTTCAATCGCCTACAAAAGCTTCTTCTCACgtcctcttccatcctctGGGTCAGCGCAGGTGGCTATCGATACGCCGAGAAGCCTGAGAATAACATGGCTCAAGGCCTGCTCCGATCAGTGCGCTCCGAGGCAAGCAAGACGGCAGCGCTTCTAGACCTAGATCCCAACTCGAGGCTCAATGCCTATGGTCGGGCGGAACTCATTCTTGAGGCGCTGACGACTTCACTTGTCAAGCCACAAGATGACACGCCCGTGGACTTTGAGTTcgctgaagaggatggccAGCTTGTGGTTCCCCGCGTCGTCGAGTCCGAAGACATGAACGTCGCCATTTTCCGCGAGACGCAGGACTCGGCTCCGTATCTGCAGGAGTTCGATCAGCCTGGACGTCGACTCAAGGTGGCTGTCGGCACCTATGGAGCGCTCGACTCGTTGTACTTCAAGGAGGATATTGAGCTTCCTCTGGCGGAagatgagatcgagatcaAGGTAGCCGCCACTGGCATGAACTTCAAGGATGTGGTGATTGCCATGGGCCAAGTCAGCAGCCCATACCTTGGTGTCGAATGCAGTGGCATTGTCAGCAAGGTCGGCTCAGGGGTGACATCACTGTCGGTCGGCGACAGGGTCTGCGCTATGTCGCTGGGTGCATACAGCACCTTCGCCAGATGCCCCGCGACCAGTGCCGCCATCATCCCCGAGAGCATGAGCTTTGAGACAGCCGCCTCCATCCCCGTTGTCTACAGCACTGCCTACTACGGCATTGTCAACCTCGCCCACCTGCAGCCCGGTGAGCGAATCCTCATCCACGCCGCGTCGGGTGGTGTCGGCCAAGCCGCGGTCCAACTCGCCCAGATGATCGGGGCTGAGATCTATGCAACTGTTGGCagcgccgagaagaagaagttgctGATCGACACATACGGTATCCCCGAAGACCATATCTTCTACAGTCGCAACACAGACTTTGGACCCGCGATCCGAGAGGCCACCAACGGCGAGGGTGTCGATGTGGTCATCAACTCCCTCGCTGGTGATCTCCTCCGCGAGACCTGGGAATGCCTGTCCCACTTTGGACGTTTCGTCGAGATTGGCAAGAGAGACATCACATCTAACACGAGACTGGAGATGAGCAAGTTTGAGTACAACTGCACTTTTAGCTCCGTCGACCTCACACTTGTGGCTACCGAGCGACCCAGGATTATGAAGCGCGTGCTAACGTCCGTCATGAATCTGTTGGCCGAAGATGTGGTGAAGCCCGTCGGGCCTATCATCACCGTTGGAATTTCCGAGGTCGAGACTGCTTTGCGCAAGCTTCAGAGCGGAAAGACTTCTGGCAAGGTCATTGTCAGCCCCCGAGCTGGCGAGAGAGTGAAGGTAAGCGCATGTTTCCTGATTGCCGGTTCAACTGCTAACAGCATCAGGCTACGCATCCCCAAAGAATCTCTACCGTGCTTCAAGCGGAGGCTACCTACTTCATCATTGGCGGCACTGGCGGCATCGGCCGCTCCATGGCCAGACGGATGATCCAGCTGGGTGCTCGACATATTGTGCTCCTGTCGCGCACTTCAAGAGTGACTGGagagcttggccagctgTCAGAATACGCCAGAACTCAGGGTGCCAATATCTACCTGCGGGCTTGCGACGTTGCCGATGAGAAGAGCGTCGGGGCTCTCGTGGAAGAGTCAGCGCGGACATTACCTCCTGTTCGCGGTGTCATCCACGCTGCAATGGTGCTTAGAGTAAG is from Fusarium keratoplasticum isolate Fu6.1 chromosome 11, whole genome shotgun sequence and encodes:
- a CDS encoding Carrier domain-containing protein, with product MAANQEPQLAPIAIVGMSCRLSGDVSNPEDFWTLLSRSRSGWREIPEDRFSMGAFHHPNPQKKGCINAKGGYFMNQDLSRFDAPFFNITEQEALAMDPQQRQLLECTYEALENAGVPKESIAGRNIGVFVGGALSDYRMGTLRDVNRVPMFDATGNHQSIQAGRLSYYFDFHGPCSSIDTACSSSLYALHQAVQSIRSGESEQAIVAAANLHLQPDDYISMSMLGILNEHGKTFAFDERAKSGFARGEGVGALLLKPLDQALKDNDKIRSVIVNTGTNQDGKTVGISTPNGEAQERLMRDVYARAGINPEDVGFIEAHGTGTKVGDPIEAGALSRVFGNGRTKRFPLYIGSVKTNVGHLENASGIASIIKATLMLEKGFILPNFNFEKANPNIPLDQWNMKVPINIRPWPKNKRFISINNFGFGGSNAHAVLERPPTSLSDLPMESKNQRPKLFVLSAHDEGALKRLASQLGVYIEQHPEVFQKRLIRDIAYTLGERRSHLQWRIALTSTSLDELALSLNGIDALPSRAAKVPKLAFVYTGQGAQWAGMGRELLSSHRIFADTVNAADDCLKRMGANFSLIEELNKSKDESQIGKAHISQPICTAVQLGLTALLESWGIKPSMVVGHSSGEIGAAFATGAITLEAAMAAAYHRGQAAQKVKAKFPDLRGSMIAVGAGPAEVKDLIQSLGLTSIVVACENSPSSVTVSGDEDAIDKLAVELENRSIFNRKLRVDVAYHSPHMQLVADDYMASISNTTSQDCDGVAFYSSLNGNKLDSTVALGPSYWVDNLTKPVLFSSALKELYEDGQPDMIVEIGPHSALEGPIKQILKGISSQASSVKYQSSLVRNQHATTTALKLAGALFVKGYPVNFSAINEDDDGAQKPSLVADFAPYPWADRKYWFESRFSKQHRLKPFPRHDLLGTLEDNYSELDPTWRNVITVDDVPWLKHHKMQSLTTMPLAAYLCMVVEASMQRAGLRGIPAEQILGYRLREICVSKAFVLDDSSEYETVVTLRSYAEGTRAQSSDWDEFRIASWNSSRGWLEHCTGLVAIRKQDTSNAVSQGSTHGARARKTAADNIHGGELSTQDFYSELEGFGAEYGSLFQLQPSGGLKVSGEYSTSGVTVPDTASSMPFNHETPSILPAAFTDLFVQLTLAIFGAGRGEMKSLFMPTAIKELEISSNLPGSTGQQVQVVAHGKPNPASLGPVDFYVDVWNTEHSTEPLLKMDGFRMTPVNGDTGQEQVPRQLCYKIQWEQLNPLDLESPGSEKSLEMAPRRVCSNNAVCSSSSEDLSDSPRSVGTPASSQDSASQDGQPADTHSLHFALDKNVLAEPIVIISDKDESDPLVGALVNLADLHTGSKPTIVPFSKVEPSAVPYICLAELDGPLLHGLSANTFNRLQKLLLTSSSILWVSAGGYRYAEKPENNMAQGLLRSVRSEASKTAALLDLDPNSRLNAYGRAELILEALTTSLVKPQDDTPVDFEFAEEDGQLVVPRVVESEDMNVAIFRETQDSAPYLQEFDQPGRRLKVAVGTYGALDSLYFKEDIELPLAEDEIEIKVAATGMNFKDVVIAMGQVSSPYLGVECSGIVSKVGSGVTSLSVGDRVCAMSLGAYSTFARCPATSAAIIPESMSFETAASIPVVYSTAYYGIVNLAHLQPGERILIHAASGGVGQAAVQLAQMIGAEIYATVGSAEKKKLLIDTYGIPEDHIFYSRNTDFGPAIREATNGEGVDVVINSLAGDLLRETWECLSHFGRFVEIGKRDITSNTRLEMSKFEYNCTFSSVDLTLVATERPRIMKRVLTSVMNLLAEDVVKPVGPIITVGISEVETALRKLQSGKTSGKVIVSPRAGERVKATHPQRISTVLQAEATYFIIGGTGGIGRSMARRMIQLGARHIVLLSRTSRVTGELGQLSEYARTQGANIYLRACDVADEKSVGALVEESARTLPPVRGVIHAAMVLRDVLFEKMTFEDYDLVVRSKVYGAWNFHKALLNTPLDFFVVLSSVAGIVGNRGQAAYSAANTYLDAFTQYRLRSGLPATCLNLGAVSGVGYLAENSAKQAQVLKNLSGSTVDESEVLALLEQAINGKIGVMGNEQCVTGLDFSDGTSLPYYASDGRFVHLRHAAIVRSEDASDLPASASLTIAQEVQRAATMEEAQGVVTIGLRDKLGAILMLPPEVLQSHQGNAPVTAFGLDSLNAIELRNWITKELQAHLQILELLTSSSLGDLASLVLKKSRLGDVWRKNEAETEQSS